The Sorangiineae bacterium MSr11367 genome window below encodes:
- a CDS encoding LysR family transcriptional regulator: MDWNDLCHFLAVARTNRLTDAARQLHVSEATVMRRVQALERALRLRLFVRHPTGYFLTEDGKALLERATAVENAILGVERYADARETSPAGVVRIATPETLATHFLAPEVGSFHRRYPEIRLELVTGASTVNLARREADIALRLNRPAQGGLITRRVGRVGFGVYATPAFLASRPGGALSGAAFIGWDREGSQLPLAQRAAQLFGDGQVVFAAGSLAVQLAAAKTGIGFAVLPTFMAAHEPELVCVVPPRKVLTLDLWLVYRRELRSVPHVKAALSFLMSVAARGEG; this comes from the coding sequence ATGGACTGGAACGACCTTTGCCATTTTCTCGCCGTGGCCCGCACCAACCGACTCACCGACGCCGCGCGCCAGCTGCACGTCAGCGAGGCCACGGTCATGCGGCGCGTGCAGGCGCTGGAGCGAGCCCTGCGCCTGCGGCTCTTCGTGCGTCACCCCACGGGGTATTTTCTCACGGAAGACGGAAAGGCCCTGCTCGAGCGGGCAACGGCGGTCGAGAATGCCATTCTCGGTGTCGAGCGCTATGCCGATGCGCGAGAGACATCGCCCGCGGGCGTCGTGCGCATTGCCACGCCCGAAACATTGGCCACACACTTTCTCGCGCCGGAGGTCGGCTCGTTCCACAGGCGGTATCCGGAGATCCGGCTCGAGCTCGTCACCGGTGCTTCCACGGTCAACCTCGCACGGCGCGAAGCGGATATCGCGCTCCGTTTGAATCGCCCTGCGCAAGGCGGATTGATCACGCGAAGAGTGGGGCGCGTGGGATTCGGTGTTTACGCGACGCCGGCCTTCCTCGCCAGCCGTCCGGGAGGCGCGCTTTCCGGTGCAGCCTTCATTGGATGGGATCGCGAAGGAAGCCAACTTCCTCTCGCGCAACGCGCCGCGCAGCTCTTTGGAGACGGTCAGGTCGTCTTTGCCGCGGGCAGCCTCGCCGTGCAATTGGCCGCAGCAAAAACGGGCATTGGATTCGCCGTGCTGCCGACATTCATGGCCGCGCACGAGCCCGAGCTCGTTTGCGTGGTGCCTCCGCGCAAAGTTCTCACGCTCGATTTGTGGCTCGTGTACCGGCGTGAGCTTCGCTCGGTTCCGCACGTGAAAGCCGCGCTCTCCTTTCTCATGAGCGTGGCGGCGCGCGGTGAAGGGTAG
- a CDS encoding zinc-dependent metalloprotease encodes MHEVGHTLGLRHNFKGSLLPLPQESSVMDYVDDADAVANGGEHPGPYDYAAVRFLYGLSSSEPAQTFCTDEDVEVDPTCMVYDRTEDPLAKFWGPAYNRSLEKVLRNEDPERRYFRSIDWFYLGGLSGFLAGGTPADQARAWTQADQLLALGVDHTADNAQYPGYTDRLSAFQNFLLTRLYFDPPRLRGPISKDPVLTGDALAAFTTSLKGVILNGDGYRGWDTRRTSIDVLKKMQVQAAYDTLLAARGLLAALPPGSDTTRINDLIARIDSATHPYYK; translated from the coding sequence GTGCACGAGGTTGGGCACACGCTCGGCCTTCGGCACAACTTCAAGGGCTCGCTCTTGCCGCTGCCGCAGGAAAGCTCCGTGATGGACTATGTGGATGATGCGGACGCGGTGGCGAACGGCGGCGAGCACCCCGGACCGTACGATTATGCGGCCGTCCGCTTTCTCTATGGACTCTCGTCGAGCGAGCCGGCGCAGACCTTCTGCACCGATGAGGACGTCGAAGTGGATCCGACGTGCATGGTGTACGATCGCACCGAAGATCCGTTGGCCAAGTTCTGGGGCCCCGCCTACAACCGGAGTCTCGAGAAGGTGCTGCGCAACGAAGATCCCGAGCGCCGCTACTTCCGATCCATCGATTGGTTTTACCTCGGAGGCCTGTCGGGCTTCCTCGCCGGGGGTACGCCGGCCGATCAGGCACGCGCATGGACGCAGGCCGATCAGCTCTTGGCCCTGGGCGTCGATCACACGGCGGACAATGCCCAGTATCCTGGATATACGGATCGGTTGAGCGCGTTTCAGAATTTCCTGCTCACGCGGCTCTACTTCGACCCGCCGCGTTTGCGCGGCCCCATCTCGAAGGATCCTGTCCTGACCGGCGATGCGTTGGCCGCGTTCACCACCTCTTTGAAGGGTGTCATCCTCAACGGCGATGGCTACCGCGGATGGGACACGCGCCGCACCTCGATCGACGTGTTGAAGAAGATGCAGGTCCAGGCTGCGTACGACACGCTGCTCGCGGCGCGGGGGTTGCTTGCGGCATTGCCACCCGGCAGCGACACCACGCGCATCAACGACCTGATCGCCCGCATCGATAGCGCCACGCACCCGTATTACAAGTAG
- a CDS encoding LysR family transcriptional regulator produces MPSIPRIQSLEVFVHVAEQQSFVRAAKRLGITPSSVTRTVAKLEDELGVQLLRRTTRRVSLTEAGALYHDRCARILAELAEADSLVTTARTRPRGVVRMQVPASFGRMYIGPLLPKLLAEQPDLQIDVGLSDTYADLIEERVDVAVRIGKLADSRLVSVRLAPNRRVLCASPDCVERYGPLHEPRDLSRYPLLSFSPMVTGDAWRLRSATGDERTVPVLPRLRANNAEVLREAMLAGTGIAMLATFLIGDDLRRGRAVHVLPGWMPLPTSIYAVYPASRHVPSKVQVVVDFLRRQFRGPPPWER; encoded by the coding sequence ATGCCGTCGATTCCGCGAATCCAGTCCCTCGAGGTCTTCGTCCACGTCGCGGAGCAGCAAAGCTTCGTGCGGGCAGCCAAACGTCTAGGGATTACGCCGTCCAGTGTGACGCGGACCGTGGCCAAGCTCGAAGATGAATTGGGGGTCCAGCTCTTACGGCGCACCACGCGTCGTGTTTCGCTGACGGAGGCGGGGGCGCTTTACCACGATCGATGCGCGCGCATCCTCGCCGAGCTGGCCGAGGCCGACTCGCTCGTCACCACGGCGCGCACCCGGCCCCGCGGTGTCGTGCGGATGCAGGTGCCCGCGTCGTTCGGACGGATGTACATCGGTCCGCTGTTGCCAAAGCTGCTCGCCGAGCAGCCCGATCTGCAGATCGATGTTGGCTTGAGCGACACCTACGCCGACCTGATCGAGGAGCGCGTCGATGTCGCCGTTCGCATCGGCAAGTTGGCCGATTCCCGATTGGTCAGCGTTCGCCTCGCGCCCAATCGGAGGGTGCTCTGTGCGTCGCCCGATTGCGTCGAACGCTACGGGCCCCTCCACGAACCGCGGGACCTATCGCGTTATCCTCTGTTGTCCTTCTCCCCGATGGTGACCGGCGACGCGTGGCGTTTGCGCAGCGCGACGGGGGACGAGCGGACGGTTCCCGTGCTCCCTCGGCTTCGCGCCAACAACGCGGAGGTGCTACGGGAAGCGATGCTCGCGGGAACGGGGATCGCCATGCTGGCCACGTTCCTGATCGGGGATGACCTGCGCCGAGGCCGCGCGGTTCACGTTCTGCCGGGGTGGATGCCCTTGCCCACGTCGATTTACGCCGTCTACCCCGCGTCGCGCCACGTGCCCTCGAAGGTGCAGGTGGTCGTCGACTTTTTGCGGCGGCAATTCCGCGGCCCACCGCCGTGGGAGCGGTGA
- the budA gene encoding acetolactate decarboxylase yields the protein MSLSRRSIALVGSVLLMACTAESNAPHAPAAGGSTLFHAGMVGALLAGVYDGQFEIEAVRKHGDFGLGGFHALDGEMVVLDGHVYQVTSDGKVHGVPDAAKTPFAAVTFFRPEQRIAWSSTQGRTPAFEAFLERERLAPQRLYAIKITGRFKRLLARSVAAQTPPYRPLPEVIAASQKTFPFENVEGTMVGFRLPQHVNGVNLPGYHFHFLDRARTAGGHVLEYEIDQADVEMQLLHGYTVELPEGAAFYEVDLARDRRNDIRAIE from the coding sequence ATGTCGTTGTCGAGGCGTTCGATCGCGTTGGTAGGAAGCGTCCTGCTCATGGCCTGCACGGCCGAGTCGAACGCGCCGCACGCTCCCGCCGCGGGCGGGAGCACCCTCTTTCACGCGGGCATGGTGGGCGCTTTGCTCGCGGGCGTTTACGACGGCCAATTCGAAATCGAAGCGGTCCGAAAGCACGGAGACTTCGGCCTCGGCGGATTCCACGCGCTCGATGGCGAAATGGTGGTTCTGGACGGGCACGTGTACCAGGTGACCAGCGATGGGAAGGTGCACGGTGTGCCCGATGCCGCGAAGACGCCTTTTGCCGCCGTCACGTTCTTCCGGCCCGAGCAGCGGATCGCATGGTCTTCGACCCAGGGCCGCACGCCCGCGTTCGAGGCCTTCCTCGAGCGAGAGCGTCTCGCGCCGCAGCGCCTTTACGCCATCAAGATCACGGGGCGCTTCAAGCGCCTTCTCGCACGCAGCGTGGCCGCGCAGACCCCGCCGTACCGACCCTTGCCCGAGGTGATTGCCGCTTCGCAGAAGACGTTCCCCTTCGAGAACGTCGAAGGCACGATGGTGGGCTTCCGTCTCCCGCAACACGTCAACGGCGTCAACCTGCCCGGTTACCACTTCCATTTTCTGGACCGCGCGCGGACGGCGGGTGGTCACGTGCTCGAATACGAGATCGACCAGGCCGACGTCGAAATGCAACTCCTGCATGGCTACACCGTCGAATTGCCCGAGGGCGCTGCCTTTTACGAGGTGGACCTGGCGCGCGACCGCCGAAACGACATTCGGGCCATCGAATAG
- a CDS encoding SDR family oxidoreductase, with amino-acid sequence MDLTTRRHFIAAGLAAGATACASAAMGRPMTAGRRERFRGKVVLITGATSGIGRAAALAFAREGANVGFCGRREALGLEVEREIRAAGGEATYLRADVRRADDVQSFVQRIAEKYGAIHAAFNNAGAVLFKPLHEITLEEWATIEETNVRGVFLSMKYEIPHLIAAGGGTIVITSSFHAVSTRPGAAAYAASKRAHLGIAQAAALDYGPMGIRINVLAPGITDTPMFRSSTGSTEEGRARAATLVDALHRVATAEEMAEAALWLASEDCKYLTGTSLLVDGGLLAGL; translated from the coding sequence ATGGATCTCACTACGCGACGTCACTTCATCGCTGCCGGACTTGCGGCGGGGGCCACCGCCTGCGCCTCGGCGGCCATGGGACGACCTATGACGGCTGGGCGTCGGGAGCGATTTCGCGGCAAGGTCGTGCTCATCACCGGCGCGACCTCGGGCATCGGTCGCGCCGCGGCACTGGCCTTTGCCCGCGAGGGGGCGAACGTGGGCTTCTGCGGCCGGCGCGAAGCGCTCGGCCTGGAGGTCGAACGCGAGATTCGAGCCGCCGGTGGGGAGGCCACGTACCTGCGGGCGGACGTGCGGCGCGCCGACGACGTGCAGAGTTTCGTCCAGCGCATTGCCGAGAAGTACGGTGCGATTCACGCGGCCTTCAACAATGCGGGCGCGGTTCTCTTCAAGCCGCTGCACGAAATCACGCTCGAGGAATGGGCCACCATCGAGGAGACGAACGTGCGCGGCGTCTTTCTGTCGATGAAATACGAGATTCCGCATTTGATCGCCGCCGGTGGCGGCACCATCGTCATCACCTCTTCGTTCCATGCCGTCTCGACGCGCCCGGGGGCCGCGGCCTATGCGGCAAGCAAGCGCGCCCACCTCGGAATCGCGCAAGCGGCGGCCCTCGACTATGGTCCGATGGGGATCCGGATCAACGTGCTCGCCCCGGGCATCACCGACACCCCCATGTTTCGAAGCAGTACCGGATCGACGGAAGAAGGACGGGCGCGCGCCGCGACCCTCGTGGACGCACTCCACCGCGTGGCCACCGCCGAGGAGATGGCCGAAGCTGCGTTGTGGCTCGCGTCGGAGGATTGCAAATACCTTACAGGGACGTCCTTGCTCGTGGACGGCGGCCTGCTGGCAGGGCTGTAA
- a CDS encoding zinc-dependent metalloprotease, whose translation MSKIRFARHLVLPALVAAVGCASESSPQSNDSGALQEGQAFVPISRTLASSDTTSVTGMKVQSVPSGSGKESFYLAISKKELNRRYFLSAYMKQAYPGSVAAGAASSLGTRVVTFREQNGKLYVFDAQDGRASSDTFDPSLIIEAYPVVDHYAPFLGLAGHDDYVLFDPAAGLNRFGVVSDFYASYSENPLHFQVDLSYLQNFRRINDGGTFEQVFTGAVNDSLQADKPGPANWYTASGTLGIALRRYAEGEGFQPFDADSTSREYYFRADPLLEKNTGAALSRATKWNIHPGMKPIKWVISDQFAEVAKQYPKYDIVGAIRAGIENWNAVFGFKAFEASVASPQDSYADDDKNYFIYDGDPTYGYAFANWRLNPNSGEIRGASVYFNAIWLQSAIDEFDPQPDSAARVAARASQTRPQVPQITWGQFRAKPLCTLWAPGTGSMRDGLRAEGAAAATDGARDVEKFLTHVAVHEVGHTLGLRHNFKGSLLPLPQQSSVMEYILDPDAVAGGRDRPGPYDYDAIRLLYGLSSNEPAQAFCTDDDTAVDPDCATFDRSEDPLGKYWGPGYNTLLGRVLRDQDPTGRFLRSIDKFYLGGAAGFFRTGTPVEQARGWAQLDQLLALGVDHAADNVKYPGYTDRLSAFQNYLLNRLFFDPVKVRGDITDDPVLSGDALAAFDTSLKGVIVNSDGYRGWETRRTSVDVLKKLQVQPAYETLLTARASLAVSRTGLPAGSSEAALTDDLIARIDSATHPYYK comes from the coding sequence ATGTCGAAGATTCGATTTGCGAGGCACCTCGTATTGCCGGCGCTCGTCGCCGCCGTGGGTTGCGCGAGTGAAAGCTCGCCCCAGAGCAACGATTCGGGGGCCCTTCAAGAGGGACAGGCGTTCGTGCCCATCTCGCGTACGCTCGCGAGCTCGGACACGACGAGCGTAACGGGGATGAAGGTGCAGTCGGTCCCGAGCGGGAGCGGCAAGGAATCGTTCTACCTCGCCATCAGCAAAAAAGAACTAAATCGCCGGTATTTCCTATCCGCGTACATGAAACAGGCGTACCCGGGCTCCGTCGCGGCGGGGGCTGCGAGCTCGCTGGGCACACGCGTCGTGACCTTCCGCGAGCAGAACGGGAAGCTCTACGTCTTCGACGCGCAAGATGGCCGTGCGTCCAGTGATACCTTCGACCCGTCCCTGATCATCGAGGCGTATCCGGTCGTCGATCACTATGCGCCGTTCCTCGGGCTTGCGGGACACGACGATTACGTGCTTTTCGATCCCGCCGCCGGGCTGAATCGATTTGGCGTGGTATCGGATTTTTATGCAAGCTATTCCGAAAACCCGCTCCATTTTCAGGTCGACCTTTCGTACCTCCAGAATTTCCGGCGTATCAACGACGGCGGCACCTTCGAGCAGGTCTTCACCGGCGCGGTGAACGATTCCTTACAAGCCGATAAGCCGGGCCCCGCCAACTGGTACACGGCCTCCGGGACGCTGGGCATTGCGTTGCGGCGTTACGCCGAGGGCGAAGGATTTCAACCTTTCGATGCCGACAGCACGTCCCGCGAGTATTACTTCCGCGCGGACCCGCTTCTGGAGAAGAACACCGGCGCGGCGCTCAGCCGGGCCACCAAGTGGAACATCCACCCGGGGATGAAGCCGATCAAATGGGTCATTTCTGACCAATTTGCCGAGGTGGCCAAGCAGTATCCGAAATACGATATCGTCGGCGCCATCCGGGCGGGTATCGAGAACTGGAACGCCGTCTTCGGCTTCAAGGCCTTCGAGGCCAGCGTGGCCTCGCCGCAGGATTCGTACGCGGACGACGACAAGAACTACTTCATTTACGATGGGGATCCCACCTACGGGTATGCCTTCGCCAACTGGCGGCTCAACCCCAACAGCGGAGAAATCCGCGGGGCGAGCGTCTACTTCAACGCGATTTGGCTGCAATCGGCCATTGACGAGTTCGACCCGCAGCCCGATTCGGCGGCACGTGTGGCGGCGCGGGCCTCGCAGACGCGACCCCAGGTCCCGCAGATTACCTGGGGGCAGTTCCGGGCCAAGCCTTTGTGCACGCTCTGGGCGCCGGGCACCGGCTCGATGCGCGATGGCCTTCGCGCCGAGGGCGCGGCGGCGGCGACGGACGGGGCGCGCGACGTGGAGAAGTTCCTCACGCACGTGGCCGTGCACGAGGTGGGGCACACGCTCGGCCTTCGGCACAACTTCAAGGGCTCGCTCTTGCCGTTGCCGCAGCAAAGCTCCGTGATGGAGTACATCCTCGATCCCGACGCCGTGGCCGGCGGCCGCGATCGGCCCGGGCCTTACGATTACGATGCGATTCGCCTTCTCTACGGGCTTTCGTCGAACGAGCCCGCGCAGGCGTTCTGCACCGATGACGACACCGCCGTCGATCCCGATTGCGCGACCTTCGACCGCAGCGAAGACCCGTTGGGCAAGTATTGGGGCCCCGGGTACAACACGTTGCTCGGGCGCGTGCTCCGCGATCAGGATCCCACCGGACGGTTCCTGCGCAGCATCGACAAATTCTACCTCGGCGGCGCGGCGGGCTTCTTCCGCACGGGTACGCCGGTCGAACAGGCGCGCGGTTGGGCGCAGCTCGATCAGCTCTTGGCCCTCGGCGTCGACCATGCTGCGGACAACGTGAAGTACCCCGGGTACACGGATCGGTTGAGCGCGTTTCAGAATTACCTGCTGAACCGCCTCTTCTTCGACCCGGTGAAGGTGCGCGGCGACATCACCGACGATCCCGTCCTGAGCGGCGATGCCTTGGCTGCCTTCGACACGTCGCTGAAAGGTGTCATCGTCAACAGCGATGGATACCGCGGATGGGAGACGCGCCGCACCTCGGTGGACGTGCTGAAGAAGCTGCAGGTCCAGCCCGCGTACGAAACGTTGCTCACGGCCCGAGCGTCGCTCGCTGTGTCGCGTACCGGCCTGCCGGCGGGCAGCAGCGAAGCGGCATTGACCGACGACCTGATCGCGCGCATCGATAGCGCGACGCACCCGTATTACAAGTAG
- a CDS encoding TolC family protein produces the protein MFGLFAGTVLLATLTLEDARGLARQNIDVRVAALQVQQAREQQRVARAAVLPQVAVRAEVGAIWNGPQRFTSTFPSGASGESYERQSVEVPAYEQAVYSLGLGISQLLYDGGRFWNEIARTRTLVEAEKGRFAEQELAVTLETDRLYFEVWRATRVRESLDKAIEHSAQQKKRAEAQFTYGRAQRRDVIDAELNHANDELARARQEARVTHGRSALVAWLLLDDDGFAIPSLAALAPSAAGAPGELPRWLARARAKRPLLMALIREREAAERQIATARAAWLPRVTAELGYQRQGATFSPFFTDPAKQNAFQGSLVATWNIFDGFATSAAVSSAKLRLEQVKLEARRAEVQIEAEIRQAVATHAASWNAYAIAERSRGLAALDLRLAEERFEAGTGSTLEIRDAQVKWLQAELSAIDTEAEVRLSRSTLTRVVGGP, from the coding sequence ATGTTTGGTCTTTTTGCGGGTACCGTACTGCTCGCAACGCTTACCCTCGAGGATGCTCGAGGCCTTGCACGGCAGAACATCGACGTTCGCGTGGCCGCGTTGCAGGTGCAGCAGGCGCGCGAGCAGCAGCGCGTCGCGCGCGCCGCCGTGCTGCCGCAGGTGGCCGTGCGCGCGGAGGTGGGGGCCATCTGGAATGGCCCGCAGCGGTTTACCTCGACATTTCCGTCGGGGGCCAGCGGCGAGTCGTACGAGCGGCAATCGGTGGAGGTGCCGGCCTACGAGCAGGCCGTGTATTCGCTGGGGCTCGGCATCTCGCAGCTGCTCTACGACGGCGGGCGCTTCTGGAACGAGATCGCGCGCACGCGCACCTTGGTCGAAGCGGAGAAAGGGCGGTTCGCCGAGCAAGAGCTCGCGGTGACCCTGGAGACCGATCGGCTTTACTTCGAGGTGTGGCGCGCCACGCGCGTGCGCGAATCGCTCGATAAGGCCATCGAGCACTCGGCGCAGCAGAAAAAGCGCGCCGAGGCGCAGTTTACCTACGGCCGCGCGCAACGCCGTGACGTCATCGACGCTGAGCTGAATCACGCGAACGACGAACTGGCGCGCGCGCGGCAAGAGGCGCGCGTGACGCATGGGCGCAGTGCCCTGGTCGCGTGGCTGCTCCTGGACGACGATGGCTTCGCGATTCCATCGCTCGCCGCGCTTGCACCGTCCGCAGCGGGCGCGCCGGGTGAACTGCCTCGGTGGCTTGCGCGGGCACGTGCAAAACGGCCGCTGCTCATGGCCTTGATCCGCGAGCGCGAGGCCGCCGAACGGCAGATCGCCACGGCGCGTGCCGCGTGGCTGCCCCGGGTGACCGCGGAGCTCGGGTACCAGAGGCAGGGGGCCACGTTTTCGCCGTTCTTCACCGATCCCGCGAAGCAAAATGCCTTTCAAGGCAGCCTCGTGGCCACGTGGAACATCTTCGACGGATTCGCCACCTCCGCGGCGGTCTCCAGCGCGAAGCTCCGACTCGAGCAGGTGAAGCTCGAAGCGCGCCGCGCGGAGGTTCAGATCGAAGCGGAGATACGGCAAGCCGTCGCGACCCACGCCGCGAGCTGGAACGCGTACGCCATCGCCGAGCGAAGCCGCGGGCTCGCTGCGCTCGATCTTCGCCTGGCCGAAGAGCGCTTCGAGGCGGGCACCGGCTCCACCTTGGAGATCCGCGACGCGCAGGTGAAATGGCTGCAGGCGGAGCTCTCCGCCATCGACACCGAGGCCGAGGTGCGCCTTTCGCGTTCGACCCTGACCCGCGTGGTCGGAGGCCCATGA
- a CDS encoding ABC transporter permease, with protein MISLARATLVHEWRRFVPAVFAVAFSGLLVLVQIALLMGAFANVTVYIDQSRADLWVGFRDTPSVDQARNIPERTLTALWMHPEVVRVEAFNWGGGDFRRPDGAPVSGYLVGVDTRADALTFGKLLTAEQRRLLDEPDGIVIDEADQEKLGVEIGDHAELNGRHVKVVGTVRGIRAAGGANIVSSLATARRVDPSLLHTEDVAYYLVKLRDPKRAEAVRDALQPSGTFRPFTVWTAEQFSWQSQLYWVMESGSGSGFAFSSVLGAVVGAVITSQTLMAAIVASLREYATLRALGVSLGALRRVVLEQSLWVGLIGLTITLLTTFGLQMAADRMAVTMLVPLPGVAGTSLLVLAIAACSGLLAVRQLARAEPASLLR; from the coding sequence ATGATCTCCCTCGCCCGCGCGACCTTGGTCCATGAATGGCGGCGTTTCGTGCCCGCCGTGTTCGCCGTCGCCTTCTCGGGGCTCTTGGTGCTCGTGCAGATTGCGCTCTTGATGGGCGCCTTCGCCAACGTCACCGTCTACATCGACCAGTCGCGCGCGGATCTGTGGGTCGGCTTTCGGGATACGCCGAGCGTCGATCAAGCGCGCAACATCCCCGAGCGAACCTTGACCGCGCTGTGGATGCACCCCGAGGTGGTGCGCGTCGAAGCCTTCAACTGGGGCGGCGGCGACTTTCGCCGCCCCGACGGCGCGCCGGTCAGCGGCTACCTCGTGGGCGTCGACACGCGGGCGGATGCGCTCACCTTCGGCAAGCTCCTCACCGCCGAGCAGCGCCGCCTGCTCGACGAGCCGGATGGCATCGTCATCGATGAGGCCGACCAGGAAAAGCTGGGCGTCGAAATTGGCGATCACGCCGAGCTCAATGGCCGCCACGTCAAGGTCGTGGGCACGGTGCGGGGGATTCGCGCGGCGGGCGGCGCCAACATCGTCTCGTCGCTGGCCACCGCGCGGCGGGTCGATCCCTCGCTGCTCCACACGGAGGACGTGGCATACTACCTGGTGAAGCTGCGCGATCCCAAGCGCGCCGAGGCCGTGCGCGATGCACTGCAACCTTCGGGGACCTTTCGCCCGTTCACCGTGTGGACGGCCGAGCAGTTCTCGTGGCAATCGCAGTTGTACTGGGTCATGGAATCCGGCTCCGGCTCGGGCTTTGCGTTTTCCTCGGTCCTCGGCGCCGTCGTGGGCGCGGTGATTACGAGCCAAACCTTGATGGCCGCCATCGTGGCATCGCTGCGTGAATACGCCACGTTGCGTGCGCTGGGCGTATCGCTCGGTGCCTTGCGGCGCGTCGTTCTCGAGCAATCGCTCTGGGTAGGGCTCATTGGATTGACCATCACCTTGCTCACCACCTTTGGTCTGCAAATGGCGGCCGATCGCATGGCGGTGACCATGCTCGTTCCGCTGCCGGGGGTGGCCGGCACCTCGCTGCTGGTGCTGGCGATTGCCGCATGTTCGGGCCTTCTCGCGGTCCGTCAACTCGCGCGGGCCGAGCCTGCGTCCCTTCTTCGATGA
- a CDS encoding ABC transporter ATP-binding protein, whose amino-acid sequence MNSTISALELHRSFTSGKTVTRVLRGIDVDVCPGELTLIIGPSGSGKSTLLAILSGLLRPDRGTVRVLDTDLWTLSPPRLDAFRLAHMGFVFQGFNLFPSLTALEQLLVLLRYRGITGRAASARAERALEEVGLAHRKKLRPAELSGGEKQRVAIARALVKQPELLFADEPTSALDGHNGQIVIELLHRIAREHRTTVLGVTHDGRLLKHADRVINVEDGIIVSDERPS is encoded by the coding sequence GTGAATTCGACCATATCCGCTCTCGAATTGCATCGCTCGTTCACCAGCGGCAAGACCGTGACCCGTGTTTTGCGCGGCATCGACGTCGACGTGTGCCCGGGCGAATTGACCCTCATCATCGGCCCATCGGGCTCGGGCAAGAGCACCTTGCTGGCCATTCTGAGCGGCCTTCTCCGCCCGGATCGCGGCACCGTGCGCGTGCTCGATACCGATCTATGGACCTTGTCCCCTCCGCGGCTCGATGCATTTCGCCTCGCGCACATGGGGTTCGTCTTTCAAGGGTTCAATCTCTTTCCATCGCTCACGGCGTTGGAGCAGCTGCTCGTCTTGTTGCGGTATCGCGGAATCACCGGCCGGGCGGCGAGTGCGCGTGCCGAGCGCGCGCTGGAGGAGGTGGGGCTCGCGCACCGCAAGAAGCTCCGGCCCGCGGAATTGTCCGGCGGGGAAAAGCAGCGCGTGGCCATTGCGCGGGCGCTGGTGAAACAGCCCGAGTTGCTCTTTGCCGACGAGCCCACGAGTGCCCTCGATGGCCACAATGGCCAAATCGTCATCGAGCTGCTCCACCGCATCGCCCGCGAGCACCGCACCACCGTGCTCGGGGTGACCCACGACGGGCGTCTGCTCAAGCACGCCGATCGGGTCATCAACGTCGAGGACGGGATCATCGTGAGCGACGAGCGTCCGTCATGA
- a CDS encoding HlyD family efflux transporter periplasmic adaptor subunit — MKPLVVLLALALFACSKPLDEPEAKTTPWVAVAKGKIDIEGGVIRLAASRDGLIKQVFVEEGAKVKAGTPLAQLDDQQAVLSASVANKELAQARAALASLEVRARAADREVRRLEGLMASSAAPRGELDKARDEQALVATDRDAARANIEVARARQALAAYEVSLRTVRAPLDGEVIRRYARPGDGISTLNVTPLFLFAPDAKRIVRSELVDRFVDRVTPGMPAEVLVESDESQVYPAKVLRVGRVFGLKQPSDDPAEKVDQRVVECVLAIDSQEIRIGQRVLVRILPRTPAPEADRIGK, encoded by the coding sequence ATGAAGCCGCTCGTCGTTCTTCTGGCGCTCGCGCTGTTCGCGTGCAGCAAGCCGCTCGACGAGCCCGAGGCGAAGACCACGCCCTGGGTGGCCGTCGCCAAAGGGAAAATCGACATCGAGGGCGGGGTGATCCGGCTGGCGGCGAGTCGCGATGGGCTCATCAAGCAGGTGTTCGTCGAGGAAGGCGCGAAGGTGAAGGCGGGCACCCCGCTCGCGCAGCTCGACGATCAGCAGGCCGTTCTCTCGGCGTCGGTGGCGAACAAAGAGCTCGCTCAGGCGCGTGCTGCGCTCGCCTCGCTGGAGGTGCGTGCGCGCGCGGCCGATCGCGAGGTGCGGCGCCTCGAAGGTCTCATGGCCTCGAGTGCGGCACCGCGCGGCGAACTCGATAAGGCGCGGGACGAGCAGGCGCTGGTGGCCACGGATCGCGATGCCGCACGCGCGAACATCGAGGTTGCGCGCGCCCGGCAGGCCTTGGCCGCGTACGAGGTGAGCCTGCGCACGGTGCGTGCGCCGCTCGACGGAGAGGTCATTCGCCGTTACGCGCGCCCAGGCGACGGGATCAGCACGCTCAACGTGACCCCACTGTTTCTCTTTGCACCCGATGCCAAGCGCATCGTGCGCAGCGAATTGGTGGATCGCTTCGTCGACCGGGTCACACCCGGGATGCCCGCGGAGGTGCTCGTCGAATCGGACGAGTCGCAGGTGTACCCGGCGAAGGTGCTGCGCGTGGGGCGCGTGTTCGGCTTGAAGCAGCCGAGCGACGACCCAGCCGAGAAAGTCGATCAGCGCGTGGTGGAATGCGTGCTGGCCATCGACTCGCAGGAGATTCGCATTGGCCAGCGCGTGCTGGTGCGTATTCTACCCCGCACCCCCGCGCCGGAGGCCGACCGCATTGGCAAATAG